One stretch of Malus domestica chromosome 14, GDT2T_hap1 DNA includes these proteins:
- the LOC103404642 gene encoding auxin response factor 9 produces the protein MANREGGDLYPELWKACAGPLVDVPRVQERVFYFPQGHMEQLEASTPTNQELNQGIPQFNLPSKILCRVVNVTLLAEQETDEVYAQITLIPDVNQTDPTSPDPCLPEPQKPAVHSFCKVLTASDTSTHGGFSVLRKHATECLPALDMTQATPTQELVAKDLHGYEWRFKHIFRGQPRRHLLTTGWSTFVTSKRLSAGDSFVFLRGGNGELRVGVRRLARQQSSMPSSVISSQSMHVGVLATASHAVATRTLFVVYYKPRTSQFIIGLNKYLEAVNNKFSVGMRFKMRFEGEDAPERRFSGTIVGLEDISPHWADSKWRSLKVHWDESASIPRPDRVSPWEIEPFVASVLPSLPQPAVVKNKRPRPPTEIPALDAMSSTGSAMWNSGLTQSHDTSTLSVAAEGKRSENHVVWHHQQADVISNNNSVPRTQIDGGWLSSQAGGSPHRFQETMEDSKSVSAWPVYSGYSTSNSSKPKNDSMFDHVEKEKKTETGTSCRIFGIDFTSHSTCFPAMEKAHPQPISGPTGTTEGRVSNPSAAESDQKSDLSKASKESKPGQLQLSPKETQSKYSCSTSARSRTKVQMQGIAVGRAVDLTMLEGYDQLIDELEEMFDIKGQIRPGNMWQIVFTDNEGDMMLMGDDPWSEFCDMVKRIFICWSQDVKKISAGCELPLSSLEVEGGTVISSD, from the exons ATGGCGAATCGGGAAG GCGGCGATCTGTATCCGGAGCTATGGAAGGCCTGCGCGGGCCCACTAGTCGATGTGCCTCGCGTCCAGGAGAGAGTCTTCTACTTTCCACAGGGGCACATGGAACAA CTGGAGGCGTCAACACCAACAAATCAGGAACTGAATCAAGGGATTCCGCAGTTCAATCTTCCCTCGAAGATTCTTTGCCGAGTTGTTAACGTTACCCTATTG GCTGAGCAGGAAACAGATGAGGTTTATGCACAGATTACTTTAATTCCAGATGTAAAT CAAACGGATCCTACTAGTCCTGATCCATGCCTTCCAGAACCTCAAAAACCTGCAGTTCACTCATTCTGCAAGGTTTTAACTGCCTCTGATACAAGCACCCATGGCGGGTTTTCTGTTCTCCGGAAACACGCCACTGAATGCCTTCCTGCactg GACATGACGCAGGCAACCCCAACTCAGGAATTGGTTGCCAAGGATCTTCATGGTTACGAGTGGCGATTTAAGCATATTTTCAGAG GTCAACCACGGAGGCACTTGCTTACAACAGGATGGAGTACTTTCGTCACCTCCAAGAGATTAAGTGCTGGGGATTCCTTTGTATTTCTCAG AGGGGGCAACGGGGAGTTACGTGTTGGAGTTAGACGTCTTGCTCGTCAACAAAGCAGCATGCCATCATCGGTGATCTCGAGTCAAAGCATGCACGTAGGggttctcgcaactgcatctcatgcAGTTGCAACCCGAACTCTTTTTGTCGTGTATTATAAGCCAAG GACAAGTCAGTTCATTATCGGTTTGAACAAGTATTTGGAGGCTGTCAACAATAAATTTTCAGTCGGAATGAGGTTCAAAATGAGGTTTGAGGGGGAGGATGCTCCCGAGAGAAG GTTTTCAGGCACAATAGTTGGTCTTGAAGATATATCTCCTCACTGGGCAGATTCAAAATGGCGGTCACTTAAA GTTCACTGGGATGAGTCTGCATCCATTCCAAGGCCTGATAGGGTATCGCCTTGGGAGATTGAACCTTTTGTCGCGTCAGTACTTCCGAGCCTTCCTCAACCAGCTGTGGTGAAGAACAAAAGGCCCCGACCACCCACTGAAATCCCAGCTCTTG ATGCAATGAGTTCAACAGGGTCAGCTATGTGGAATTCTGGGCTGACACAGTCCCATGACACGTCAACACTGAGTGTCGCTGCTGAAGGCAAAAGAAGTGAAAATCATGTTGTATGGCATCATCAACAGGCAGACGTGATCAGCAATAACAACTCTGTTCCAAGGACTCAGATTGATGGGGGATGGTTGTCTTCTCAGGCAGGTGGTTCTCCGCACAGGTTCCAGGAAACAATGGAGGATAGTAAAAGTGTTTCTGCTTGGCCTGTTTACTCTGGATATTCAACTTCAAACTCATCAAAGCCTAAAAATGACTCAATGTTTGACCATGttgaaaaagagaagaaaactgAGACAGGTACTAGTTGCCGAATTTTCGGTATAGACTTTACTAGTCATTCTACATGCTTCCCTGCCATGGAGAAGGCACATCCACAACCAATCAGTGGACCTACTGGAACCACTGAAGGACGTGTTAGTAACCCGTCAGCAGCTGAGTCAGACCAGAAATCTGACCTTTCAAAGGCTTCTAAAGAAAGCAAACCTGGACAGTTGCAATTATCACCTAAGGAGACGCAGAGCAAGTACAGTTGCTCTACGTCCGCCAGAAGTCGCACCAAG GTTCAAATGCAGGGGATAGCTGTTGGCCGAGCAGTGGACTTGACGATGTTGGAAGGATATGATCAGCTTATAGATGAACTGGAGGAGATGTTTGACATTAAGGGACAGATTCGCCCCGGTAACATGTGGCAAATTGTCTTTACCGATAATGAAGGAGATATGATGCTTATGGGCGATGACCCGTGGTC GGAGTTTTGTGACATGGTGAAAAGGATCTTTATATGTTGGAGTCAAGATGTGAAGAAAATCAGCGCAGGCTGCGAACTTCCATTGTCGTCACTAGAAGTCGAAGGGGGGACGGTCATAAGCTCGGACTAA